Part of the Nicotiana sylvestris chromosome 5, ASM39365v2, whole genome shotgun sequence genome is shown below.
TAATATTTATGTAGCGagtttttttcaaaaaaagtaaaaatatttcAGATCAACTAACGGTAGTGTCTTTTATCCTTTTAATTGGGCATATCTACCATGgggtttaaaataaaatttaagggatcagattttttcttttaaatcttttaagTGTCATCACATTGATTTTACATAATTTGTGTAATTGAAATAGCAGCCTACTTATGTTTTCAGGataaaaattcttatttttcagCATACTTTTCAATGTGATATATATGTGAAAATAGCACGGACTAGCAGGTTTTCGgactgataattgaaaaatagtcagcgtttgtaAAGTCAATAAAAACTAGCCACTATTTTGCTAAAATAccgaaagttccagcataatatgctggattatggagcTTCTGCGTATAAACTTCCtgcatattatattggaactccagtacACGAAAAGTTTGCATAATATGCAGGATTATGGAGCTCTTgcatataaacttccagcatattatgtcgGAACTCCAACACATTATAAAATTTCAGCACATTATGCAAAAAATTTGAACTtcggtatattatgctggaatgtTTTCGAATTTTTAAgggtatttttgttcaaattttaatttttaattacataaaaaagtgactaaatttcgattacttttaaaattgtggcTATATTTCAGCTAGccgttgtaaatctgactatttctGATTCCCCCAATATATATGCATAGTTTAATTATTTCTGCAttacaaaaattaattttatGACTTTTGTACAATAACATAAAACTTGAATGGCGATATGTGAAATTAACCGGTGGATGAACTCACGAGTGAACTAGCAAGCGATTGACATTCTGCGACTTAGTTAACATGAAATAgtcattcgccaaaaagaaaaacgaaaggACGATAAAGAAAGGTTCAGCCTAAAGTAGCTATAAAAACAGGAAGATTAGAGGTAATTTGGAATTGGCAATTTTAGAACTAGAAAATGGAGGCCAGGACAATACTCTCTTCTATTGTTAGTGTTCTAGTTTTGATATTCTTAGGAATATCCATTTGCCTCTGCCTTGGGAAAAAGCCACCAGACAACCAGCATCTTTTTGCAAACCCTAGCCGAGCCGCTGATGGTGGCGTTGCGGTTGCACCGCCAGTTTCTCAGCCGCCACTCTAGCGGCAGGAACGTAGCATTAATGGTTGCGGCCGTGGTAACAATTAATATTAGGTGGTGTGGCGGTTGTGTATATATGTGGTTTTTTCCGAAGTTTTGTGCAGGTcaagttcttcattattggaaAAATTACTATCATGCAACAATTTGTACAGGTCAATCTTCATTGGCTAATTTATCATTCATTTGTGGTTGGTGTTCTTATTGATATTGTTTGTGATGTAAAAATATCATGGATGTCATAGTAGAGTGCCGTGATTCtgttagttttcttgaaatcattGGCTAATAGATTTGATGCTTTTTCTAAATGGAATTTAAGTTGTTATTTGTCGTGTTTTGCTTTTTGATAGTCAACTACATAAATTTTGACAATATTTTAACATGTTTTGTCCAccgtatacaacaacaacaataataaacccAGTAGTTTCCCtcaagtggagtctggggagggtaagatGTGCACAGTCTTACCCCTACTCCTGGAAGAGCagggaggctgtttccgatagaccattGGCTAGAGAATGACCGAAAAAAGAAAAGGTAATTACAACAAGTAGGAACACTACAGGAAAAATGGCTATTAGCGACGAGAAAAACGGTCCCTAAAAATCAAAATCCTATCCCTAAAGATTAATAGCGACCAGGTTCACCTAGTTGCGACCTGTCGTTGTAGGCTTCACCGCTAAAGGTCAATAGCGACGGGTTATTAACACTGGTCCCTAAAGGGTTTCAACGACCAGCTCATTTCTGGTCTCTAAAAGATTTTTGAGGACCAGATTTCTGGTCCATGATAGTCATCTTCTATACGATAGTCTCCAAAACGATAGTCGTCTTCTAAAATAATAGTCTTCGAAAGCTGCATCTTGACTAGTAAGTTATACTCTCCAAAACCTGGAAAAAGGATGCAAACAATTattgttaagaaaaaaaatataaagatacTAGAAAATCAATTAATTTATTGGAATAGATATTTAACCTCTTACCTGAATAAGTGCCCAAATTAGAAACATAAACCATCACCGTAAAACATAAGTGGGTTAGAAATAATATGTTTTGGATAATAAGAACATAAACTAGTTTTCCTAAGCCTTTATTTCTCTGATTGCTATTCTGCAGTGCTCCTTTAATTTTGTGATGGGGAATGAGGCGTGGGTTGGGGCGAAATGGGGGACAGAAACACACAGCATCAAAGCATAAACATGAGAAAAGGCGTGATGCTTCGTTAATGAACTATGTACTCTAATCAATTGGATATTTGACAATTTGCCTCCTTAAAAAGCACTATAATTTAGTATATACAAGACTGCTTGCTTAAAGAATACTCTGGCAATGATAGGCATGTATCAATAGTTTCAAGACTAATTCAAAGTCATCTCAAGGTAAATAAGTAAGATCAAAGTCATTTcaagatatagcttgtgctataagtaaatttaGTCGATAcgcgagcaatccaggtcaatctcattggatggcaatgaaacgagttttgggatatttagaacatacccagggctttgctttgcactacagtaaatatcctacGGTGATTGAGAaatactgtgatgcaaattggatcatcGATTCAGCTGATTCAAAGTcgacaagtggatatgtattcactattggtggaggagtggtatcttggaagtcatccaaacaaacgtttattgcccgctctacaatggaggatgaattcatagccttagataaagccggtgaagaagctgaatgactCCGAAATTTCTTgaaagacattccattttggcccaaaccgttggcaccaatatgcatacactgtgatagtcaagcggcaattggaagggctgtgagcgttatgtataacgatAAATCTCGTCAAAAACGACGACGatataaaaccgttaggcaattactctctagaggaattatcacgattgactatgtaaactcaagtgataatgtgtcggatccattTACAAAAGGTCTAATtggagaggtagttgagaaatcatcaagaggaatgagactatggccgagaacaagtcattgtggcggtaactctacctagaagactggagattccaagatctaggttcaaggagatcaaacagagtcattaatgacggttcaacattgtcaactaaaattttggtccattctcgtgatgagacaatgttcagtaccaaggataaagcattaaggctttttaataatttctaaatttgatacggggtatatcaaatagtgtatctacgggatgacacatttaggaatcacctatgtaagtgtgaagtgttagccgcttcaaggagaactttgtaaggccagttctctacgcacttatgaaaccaggcggtgtttatggctgaaatgaacacaacgatgggaaccaaagacggttaagagttggttgtgtgacttatggttgtctaggtatacaccaaagttcgacggttcaaagatatcaaatctatcgATTGActgagtatatccgacataagttcattatggaaagttcaaagggaaacctacttatccagatgtaattaatccttgcttgtgaatcacacagtttttcatgcatatttccgtgatatagccattccctattcatgtgggggattgttgggttttttaagcattaatatggcttaaaagagggtgaatgagaaatggagggaaataaaatttttaagtgaaattttaagtttaccccccttgacaaagggacattgtcccatattggaagaggacgAGGTTTttaatgggtatataagcaattgctcttcttctagctcttaaagagttgagaagaaggcaagcctcgcgccgtcgtcatcGTCGCtcagcttcggcttcggatttggtcaaacaGAAATGTtcttaaaaatatttgttttaataacagaTTATTAGTATTAATATTAAAATCCAACGGAAACATTTTCAatttttcagttgtgtaactgaaaattaaaccTCCCtctttggatttggtcaaatgatcgattgattgattgatttattttttggaccaaatttatttgttaatagtaaatattaacagaaatgttattaaaaatatttgttttaataacagaatattaatattaatattaaaatccaACGGAAACATTTTCAGTAtttcagttgtgtaactgaaaattaaaccTCCCTCTTCAATTCCCCGTTTATTATTGCATAAATTAGCCATTTATGTTTTGGCATTTATGCtatggccgttttgcataaacaaccattctgaagagttgcacctcttcagttttcaggccaaccttggctataaatacaagtctatTCTCTCAGAATTTCAAAATGAttttctgagttctcctcctttcttctgcatactaagcaacagtaagtgtgatttgctaccgaactttgtgttcgctgaaacactggggtttgaagtaccattacaccagtgtgtaattcgttctatcctgggaggaaataatccataactttgggtactaggaggggattaaattccttaaagaaacactgtgaattcatgGGCTCGAATTAACTTTTGTTTctttacattttttatttatatgttattctatttttttcagaattagtttacaaatacagtttaatAACAGTACTTATGTATTATTCCTTTCAATGCTTGATAGTTGTGGTGCGTGGCAAATGGGTAGCTACATTTTCGTTTTTCCCCCCTACCTTTTGTTGGTCCATTCTCATCAATGAAAAAGGGGGGGAAATGGTATCCACAGAGTCTGTGCAACAAAACCTGGGAttaagattttatttttattgtttatctttttgTGTCTTGTTTGTAGGGGAGTTTTGGAGCTATTATAAAATTGTCTTTGTATGATTTATATGTCATAGGTTCGAATAGTGAGAATATCCATTAATAGCTTGTTTGGATAGTTGTTACatgtcgtttcataatgtattgtattgtattatattgtttgatgaatacaatgtttggataggtTGCATCATTATCCGTCGTTTCATGATGTCACACATAaaaaatatgaagaataaacttgtaacattactaagaaaaaataggatacgaagtagaattattatataaaaaagtagagtaaaggataaaatatgattatttacTAATAAAAAAGGGCAAAATGAGAGAAAAGAGCAAGGTAACAATGCCACCACACCAAACCTATCATTACATAAAGTGATACTTTTCGTCGTTACGCAGCGACGGATTTAACAatatgatacaataaaatttaagtaccaatcaaaacaaatatcttatttaaagtaacaatatgatacaattcaataggtaacaaccatccaaactaGCTATAATGCTAGTATTGGGATAGGTTGTTGTTaagtgtttgccataattttcttaccatatttggttttcctatttgttgaaggaaagggcaatataattaccttaattgagttttcctttttgtagaaggaaattataattctcttATACTTGgttagtcctttttcttgtaggaaaaagtttggagttctataaattgaagattcgtccttctcattcagtagcatccacaatgtagccataggggCTTGAGAGTAGTATTtaggggagaactttacgggacaagtgttagtgtgtcacttgtgtttgcctcttcgtgaggttgttctctcgatattttatactctctttttatatagtggattgctcatctccgcggtggacgtaggtcagttgaccgaaccacgttaaatgtttgtgtatcttttggtatatttctcctttgttgtatgatttatcgtcgcTCAAGGTTCGCTTTGCTAGCTTCCATATGACACTTGATTTTTACGGttctaacaagtggtatcagagcgaggttcaagataggttcatcttggcgggttcagttttagccgcaacatatttgacgataatcgtAATTTTTGTCTAAGAAATTTGACCAGTGTGCTacgcacgttgagacaaactttgtggtggagagttggagatgcgacctgttgaaggctatgtgaaAAAGGTgaatcaagtttattttgtcgGAAAATTCCGGCCAAGagggagaattgttaggtgtttgccataattttcttaccatatttgatttttctatttgttgaaggaaagagcaatataattaccttaattgggttttcctttttgtagaaggaaattataattctcctatacttggctagtcctttttcttgtaggaaaagatttggagttctataaattgaagatccgtcattctcattcagtagcatccacaatgtagccataggggcttgagagtagtgtttagggggagaactttacgggacaagtgttagtgtgtcacttgtgtttgcctcttcgtgaggttgttctctcgatattttgtactctctttttatatagtggattgttcatctccgcggtggacgtaggtcagttgaccgaaccacgttaaatgtttgtgtgtcttttggtatatttcttctttgttgtatgatttatcgtcgcTCAAGGTTTGTTTTGCTAGCTTCCGTATGATACCTGATTTTTGCGGTCCTAACAGTTGTCTATATTATACCCCTTGGGATGCAACCCTTCTCCGAATCCTGTGTGAATACGGGCCTTTTTGCCTTTTTGTGTCTTATTTCTTTACATGGTATTTCACATTTTCTTCTTGGTCAGCCATTTGAAAGATGCTCTTGGCCTAACCAGTTCAGTACCCATACATTTCATTGTTGTCTTTTTCTTCCCCTAATCCAATAAAAAACTATCCACACACATCCTATAGAATAAacagagaagcagaaaaaagaacAGACAGACACCAATGGCCATGGCACAAATATTTAGAGAAATATTATTTCAAGAACCAagtacaattttcatcaaaatcATGGTACTGATGAATTTAATATTTTCTGCAATATTGGGTATTTCAGAAGCTTTTGGAAAACAGAATCTTGAATATTCAAAGTTCTGGAATTTGAATTCTCAAAAGCAAGTCGAAACTAAGGTCCCAAGTAGAACTGGAATGCTTATAGCTTATACCCCTAGTCTAATAGCAAGTCTAGAATAAATAATCTATGTTGACCCAATGCAACAAGAGTCTAGTTAGGGACACCCAGAAACAATagatacaaaacaaaagaatCTTGTGATAGGAAAACAATATGTTTATATCATCAGACAAAAAGAAGGGAATAGGTTAGTAAACAATGCTTAAATCACTTAGTTTCAGCTACTTCTTTCCCCTGCTCTTTTCATATACTAGAGTAATTCCTTCCCATACGGAAGCCGAAGCAGAAACAAAGCTTTTTAGTTTGCGGCAAGTAGAGTAGAGTTTATTAATTGGTGTAGAGAGGTTTATTGAAGCAGCAACACAAGTGTAGAGTTTTAAAAAGGCAGATATGGAAGCAGCAGCACAAGTGTTCATGATACAAGCACATTCGAAAATAAGTGTAAATGCTTCTTTCATAGATTTGGTTCCGAAATAAGAACTTTAAGCATGTCAGCTCTATTCAtgaaattattttcaaaataccaCACATATAAACAACTTCATAAAGAAATCTTATATTTTCTAGGGGTATCTCATATTACTTGAAGAAAAAAGTAACTAGGATTTGCAGACAGCCTGTAATGAGCAAAATTCCTAAGTGAAATACTACTGAGATTAGTACTTCCTTTTTTATTTAGTGAAGAAAAATCAGTGTATGTAGCTCAGTTGTCTTCAAATCGAGTACTAAGTGAAACACTACTGAGATCCAAATTAAACCATGATCCAAATTATCTATGCTACACTTCTCATTAGCACGTGTTATTGTATATGTCCCACAATACACACCACAAATATTTAGAAACAGATCCCAAAATTGTCCTGAAAATCAATAGACTAGTTCTTAACACTATTTAGATATTTAGACTAGTTCCCACCTTTCAAGTCTTTTGTTTTtactccacctccaaaaccaaatACATGGCTACGAGTTTGAGGTCCAAAGCACTTTTCTACAATCTCTATGCTTGGAAGAGACGGTTCGGACATCACCAATTCTTGGATTTGAGCCTGAAAAGTATATAAAGAGATTATCAGAACACGTGCTAACTGAAAGTAAGGTAGATGTTCAATTAATCAAACGCACATGTTTCTCAATTGTTTCAAAATCAACAAGTGTGTTATTCTTCTTGCGAGTCTCAAAGAAAATAGTTGCCAAATCTGGTGGGTTGCCATCTTTTCCACCCTTCACATCAAAGTAAACCATGTCAAATAGTGTATGTCaatattcaaagaaaagaattgaGATATATTATGATAGCACCTTTTGATAAATAATTTCTCTAATTGGCTTGCTACCAATATGATGAAGCATCTTTAGCTTAGCTCTATTTGATGCGTTCCTATGGCTTCTCGCCTATATTTGCGTAACAATATTAGATTGAAATGTTATAAATAAATCTCAAACAATTGATCATAGTATGAAATGAAAATATATAACTAAGTATTATATGTCAAACCTGAAAACTTTCTGAAGAAAAATGCTCCTTTATCAACCATTCCCATTATTTTTTATCTACTCCCTTTGGCACATTTCTAAGAGCCTTTTGTATTGGCTTACCCTTCACATACTTTGCATGCAATTGTCCTCTCCATTTATTCCATAATTCTTTcatccaactcaaaatatgatccCGATGAATATCCATGTCATCACTTTCAAATTTATCCtacaataaaataaataagttTTAAACCTTTAGAGTATGTGAAAATAAATTAGTAGTCATTCAATGATTCAATGTCAAGAATTGGAATTCCCTCATAGTATCTGCTAAAAAGACAAAAATCCATGTAATTCAGTCAATAAGAAAAAGAATAATTACTAGGGAACATCAGTGTTCTAGCATTACAGAGATAATTCCTTGCCAACATCTAGTTGCCAACCTAAGAAGTCTAACAGATTAGAAGCAGGAGTAAGTGCGTTAATTGTCCACTTAGTCTTATAATCTCTTCTCTAACAGATAAGTTCATTCTATATAAGAAATAAAGCTCCTAGCATATATAATCAAATGAGAgaaaaatatataagtaataGAGGCCATAGCCACATCTCCAGATTAGTAAGAAAAGAGGAACCTAAGAATAAAAACAGAACACTCAATCCAATTACCTCAACAGCTGCCCACATATGATttaatttttcttccttaatgTCATCCCACGATGATACACCCAACGGACACATATTATGGTCACGAACTAATTTTCCCAAGGGCCTCGCAAATAGATTGCTATTCTTTCCAACTGTTCGATTATTGTAAAATGTTACTTTTAGCTTCTGCCCCACTTCAAGTGATGCAACTTCTTTGTACTTGTTACTTCCTCGAACTTTTTTTACCTTACTAGTACATGAACCTACATTTACATAATGTAAAAGTATTTGTAAATATTACACAAATAATCAACTTATGATCGAATAGATTTAAGAACATACTTGGTTCAACTGTTTGGGTAGATTCCATCACTTGACCAGTAGATGGAGAAAATGCAATATCAGTTTGCACATGCTTTTTCTCATGAACAGAGGGAGTTACATTTGTTGTTCGCATTTCTTGAGCAGCAAACATTGTATAATTTGATTTTGTGCTGTTAGAAGTTCTTGCCATGCCTTGACTAGCGTAAAGAGCATTATGATGAAAGGATCCCACCTTATTTCCAGAAACCTCTGAATAGGACAACGATTTAAGCTCTCGCCCTCGTCCTCGTCTCATCCCTATAGCACCTGCAAGAAATCATATTAGTACAAAATTTTGCATTAAAATTTAGTTATATAAATTAGCAACTCCATAGATGTGAAGAAGAAAACTTTAGCAGATTGATACAACAATTGAATCTGATATCCTTAAAAGTGGTCATTGTAATCAGATTAGGTCATTGTTATATATTGATTAAGATATTTCAAGAGAGAAACTAAGAATGTATTTGTACTCTAATTATGTAATTATGCCTCTCTTTTGTCTATTTAGGTTCTCAATTCATAATATCTTGTACGTGTTAGACTTAGTACGAAGAGGAAATCAGTTGTCTGAGCCTCTCATTTCCTTTATCAACTCCAACTGAGATAGGATGAAGGTAGAGTGTTGTGTTCCTAGCTCAGTAGATTTGATAAAGGAAATGAGAGGCTCAGACAACTGATTTCATCTTCGTACTATGTCTATTTTTCATCTAAGTAGAACTGTTTCTGCGGTAAATTCGAGAAATCATACTTGGTTCGACTGATTTGGGAGATTGTATAACTTTATCAGTAGATGGAGAAAATGAAACATCGGTTTGCATATGATCTTTCTCAAGAACCGAGGGGATTTTAATCGTGCTTCGCATTTCTTGAGCAGCAGACAATGTAGAATCTGATCTTGTATTGTTAGAAATTCTTGGCACACTTTGACTAGCATAAAGAATCCTCTGATGGAAGGAGGATCCCAACTTATTTTCTAACATCCCCGAAGAACACATAGATCTAAGCCCTCACCCCTGTTCCTTTGCTATAGCACCTAGTAACAAAAAAATCATATTAGTAAAAACTTTGACATTAGAATTCAGTTTGGACATATTAACAGCACAAAAAATTTGAGAAACCATACTTGTTTCACCTGTTTGAATGTATTTCATAACTTCATCAGTAGATGTATAAAATGAAATGTCAGTTTGTATTTCTTAAGCAGCATGTTTGGTAGAATCAGACAACCATAGATCTAAGCCCTCGCCCTCGGTCCTTCCCAATAGCACCAGGTGCAACGAATGTATATTTGTTAGTAGACTTCATAGTGGATCCCACCTCCTTTCCAGTCTTTAATGGTTTCATATTAAACATAcaaaaaaatcacaagaaaaattAAGACATTATAAAGACAATGTACTATCAATGAAAAAATCATGTAATCAGAATATATAACAATGGttcttaataaataaataaaaataatatataacaATGATATGCTAATGCATATAGAAATAGCATACCTCATTCGTTCTTTTtcgtttatttttgtgattttctaaATCTACAATATCATCATCCGTTTGTTGCACAATCTCATAGGAATCACGAGGTTGCATCTTTCTCACTACACGCCAGCCTTTATTGGAATTATCATTAGCATAAAACACTTGAGATGCTTGGTCCGCTAATACAAAAGActcatttattttcaaaaatcgTCCCCAATTAACACTTACACAACCATATTCATCTTTCTTAACTCCTTTCGTGTTATCATACACATCAAACTAATTACATCAAAATAAAGCCACTCTTCTACCCATGAATTGTAATTCAAGAATATTAGTTAAAACTCCATAGTAATCAATATTTTCACTGTGTTTTTCAGTCTCTCCAACAACAATTACACCACAATTTTGAGTCCTTAACTGTTTATCATAATCTTCTCCATGAAATCTATATCCATTAACAACGTAGCCATTAAAATGTGTCACATATGGTGTAGGACCACGTGAAAGCGAGAGCAGATCTTCCATAAGCTGACTATTTTCTGCTTTATGCAATTTTGCAACCTATCAACAAGATAAAGTTGATTATTTTAGAATGAGTAATACAATATTAAGTTGCCACATTTGATGTGTACATATTACTCACCCTAACTTTAAACCATTCAATAAATTGTCTGTTCCACTCTCCATCAGACAAATTTTGAGTAGCATCTACATGAATTTGTGCAAACTCTCTACAAATTTAAGATGAAGCACAAATGTCATATAAAAATTGAAAGTAATCCTAAAGGAAACAAGGagaatgaaatgatatgaaaGAAAAAATTCATACTCTAGAAATGGTAGAACTTCATCACAATTCTTTAGTATGTATATATGTGCCTGCTCCAATTCATTTGCTTCAAGTTCACACTGTTTTTTAGCTCCCAAAGATTTTCCAGAATTACAAAATAGAGATAA
Proteins encoded:
- the LOC104210610 gene encoding uncharacterized protein isoform X2 — encoded protein: MCSSGMLENKLGSSFHQRILYASQSVPRISNNTRSDSTLSAAQEMRSTIKIPSVLEKDHMQTDVSFSPSTDKVIQSPKSVEPSAIGMRRGRGRELKSLSYSEVSGNKVGSFHHNALYASQGMARTSNSTKSNYTMFAAQEMRTTNVTPSVHEKKHVQTDIAFSPSTGQVMESTQTVEPSSCTSKVKKVRGSNKYKEVASLEVGQKLKVTFYNNRTVGKNSNLFARPLGKLVRDHNMCPLGVSSWDDIKEEKLNHMWAAVEDKFESDDMDIHRDHILSWMKELWNKWRGQLHAKYVKGKPIQKALRNVPKGVDKK